Genomic window (Leptospira barantonii):
AGTTGTTTTCTTTGGTTTTTTATATTCTCGCCGGTGGTCAATTCCTGGTATTTGCTTTGGGCGCTCTTTCACTGGGTGAAATATCCGATTCTTCCCGGAGTCATTTTTGTATGGGTTGTTCCGCTTTCCTACATAGCCGGGAGAACGTTATCCGCGGAAGGATCGGGTTTACAGCTCTATGAAAACCCGATTTCCGTACGGTTTTTAGAGTATTCTCTGGTCTTCTTGGGACTCTTTGCCCAAAATATTTGGAAAAAAGACCAAAATCTTATTCAATAAATCCAATATATGTATCAGTTGTGTATGTTATATTGAAATATATATTGACTTTCTAATATCTTGGATAAACTTTTCAACTGGTGGGTCCCAATGGGATCTGCCCTAACTCTAACTTTCTCTGAAAAAGACCCTATTCTATCCCGGGATTCCCGGGTTTTTTTTAGAATCGACAGGTGGTGTTCCATTGCAAACGATTATGGCTCGTAGTTTAGAAAATCAGAATATATCAAATCCACCCGAAAAAGCGCCGGATGATTTTTTGACCAGTTTTCTGGGTGATAAGATTCGAAAGCGCAGATTGGAACTCGGTCTTTCCATGGAAAAGGTAGCGCAGATCGCTCAAGTAAGTCGGGGAATGCTCGGTCTCATCGAGACCGGTAAAACGACTCCGAGTATCGCGATTCTCTGGAAGTTATCGAAGGCGTTACGAACTCAGGTTGCGGAATTCTTACCCGATTTCTCGTTACATGGGCCTAAAATCCTTAGAAAGGAAGAATCTAAAATTCTCACCTTACACAAGGATAAGCTCAGTGCTCGCGTTTTGCATCAGGACTCGGAGAATCGAATGGAATTTTTGGAAGTCACTCTGGCTCCCGGAAGTTTTCCTCTTCCGGTCTGGTTTCAAAAGCAAAAGATACAAACGGTTTCTTTGGTTCAAGGCGAGGTCGGTTTTGTTTTTTCCGGAAAGAAGAATCTACTTTCTCCGGGCGACACGGCCGTTTTTCTCGCACAAGATCTCCAAGAAATTTTCAATCCTTCCACATCCAAAGCCGTTCTGTTTTGGATTAGCTCCACTGCTAATTTATAAATCCGCCGCGTTAGTCGCTCCTTGCAAATTATATTGAACAGCTTGCAAATAAGTTGTTCAATATAATAAAAATTATTTCCGTTAAAACAGAATTACGTTGAGATTCAAACCAACGTTTCGATTGTTGGGTTAAATCCTTTGGGAACTAGAAACCCCGCAGGAAAGAAAACTAACGTAAGGAAAATAACCATGAATCGCAAACTTGGATTATTCGGAATAGTGCTGGCTGTCGCGGGGTTTCTCGGAACCTGTAAGCCATCCGAAGGTAAGAACGATAACAACATTCTGCTCGCGCTCGCGGCGATTGCGGCTAACGGAGTGAAGGTCAACACTGCGGCGGAACTCGCGGTCGAGTCGAACGATAACTACGACAAAAACGAATACGGTTTAGTGACCGCAACCACGATCAAACGCTGGAGAAGCGATTGGGCGAATCAAAAACCGGCGTCGATTTCGGGTAACTTGATCATTCTTCAATCGACTCAAGGTTCGGTCGCAGGTCAGGAATTTGTTAAACCGACATCGGGCGTTTATGTTTATTCATGGCCGAACGGCGGTGGAACCGATATCAACTTCAGACAAAAAAGAAACAACGGTCTTTTTGACAACGTTCAAACCGGTCTTCCCGACGGT
Coding sequences:
- a CDS encoding helix-turn-helix domain-containing protein — its product is MTSFLGDKIRKRRLELGLSMEKVAQIAQVSRGMLGLIETGKTTPSIAILWKLSKALRTQVAEFLPDFSLHGPKILRKEESKILTLHKDKLSARVLHQDSENRMEFLEVTLAPGSFPLPVWFQKQKIQTVSLVQGEVGFVFSGKKNLLSPGDTAVFLAQDLQEIFNPSTSKAVLFWISSTANL